In Actinomyces weissii, a genomic segment contains:
- a CDS encoding carbohydrate ABC transporter permease, giving the protein MSTTKTAAPRRRRSHWRQWGPGLLLISPSLVLVAIFVYGMIGVNINTSLMDTHKAAQISGRKPSKYVGLENFVNLFKDPDFQHSFINLLLFTVAFLAGTLVIGFLWAWLLDKPIKGEGLFRSVFLFPMAVSFVASGVVWRWLLNSAEGDNASGLNRLFEMTGLTFLENSWTQNTTFGILAIALPAIWQLAGYVMALFLAGFRGISDDLREAARVDGANEWQLYKSIIFPQLTPIALSAVIIVGHMSLKSFDLIMSITDQRTYSTKVPAIDMFNYMTDNDYSNAAAVGTVLLLVVAIAVIPYLIHDAKGRK; this is encoded by the coding sequence GTGAGCACAACCAAGACTGCAGCACCACGACGCAGGCGGTCCCACTGGCGGCAGTGGGGGCCCGGCCTGCTCCTGATCTCCCCCTCCCTGGTCCTGGTGGCGATCTTCGTCTACGGCATGATCGGGGTGAACATAAACACCTCCCTGATGGACACCCACAAGGCAGCCCAGATCTCCGGCCGTAAGCCCTCCAAGTACGTCGGCTTGGAGAACTTCGTGAACCTGTTCAAGGACCCTGACTTCCAGCACTCGTTCATCAACCTGCTGCTGTTCACCGTGGCCTTCCTGGCAGGCACCCTGGTTATCGGCTTCCTCTGGGCCTGGCTGCTGGACAAGCCCATCAAGGGCGAAGGCCTTTTCCGCTCGGTCTTCCTGTTCCCGATGGCCGTGTCCTTCGTGGCCTCGGGCGTGGTGTGGCGCTGGCTTCTCAACTCCGCCGAGGGTGACAACGCCTCCGGCCTGAACCGCCTCTTTGAGATGACGGGGCTGACCTTCCTGGAGAACAGCTGGACCCAGAACACCACCTTCGGCATCCTGGCCATCGCCCTGCCTGCGATCTGGCAGCTGGCTGGCTACGTCATGGCCCTGTTCCTAGCAGGCTTCCGGGGCATCAGCGACGACCTGCGGGAGGCCGCCCGCGTGGACGGCGCCAACGAGTGGCAGCTGTACAAGTCGATCATCTTCCCTCAGCTGACCCCGATTGCGCTGAGCGCCGTCATCATCGTGGGGCACATGTCCTTGAAGTCCTTCGACCTGATCATGTCAATCACGGACCAGCGCACCTACTCCACCAAGGTCCCGGCGATCGACATGTTCAACTACATGACCGACAACGACTACTCCAACGCCGCCGCGGTGGGGACCGTGCTGCTGCTGGTGGTGGCTATCGCCGTCATCCCGTACCTGATCCACGACGCCAAGGGGAGGAAGTGA
- a CDS encoding malate dehydrogenase — protein MANAPVNVTITGAAGNIGYALLFRIASGALLGPDQRVNLRLLEIPPAIKAAEGTAMELFDSAFPTLGSVDIFDDPKQAFEGANIAFLVGSMPRKAGMERSDLLSANGGIFGPQGEALNAGAADDIKVLVVGNPANTNALIASAHAKDIPASRFTAMTRLDHNRALAQLAAKAGCHVTDIDKMTIWGNHSSTQYPDLTQATVKGEPVKELLADRAWVEQDFIPTVAKRGAAIIEARGASSAASAASAAIDHVRDWCLGVKGYSWTSSSIMSDGSYGVPEGIISSFPCTSENGEWKIVQGLEIDDFSRAKIDASAAELLEEKNAVAGMGLI, from the coding sequence ATGGCTAACGCCCCCGTGAACGTCACCATCACCGGTGCCGCAGGCAACATCGGCTACGCGCTGCTCTTCCGCATCGCCTCCGGGGCCCTGCTGGGCCCGGACCAGCGGGTGAACCTCCGCCTGCTGGAGATCCCGCCCGCCATCAAGGCCGCTGAGGGCACCGCCATGGAGCTGTTCGACTCGGCCTTCCCGACCCTGGGCTCCGTGGACATCTTCGACGACCCCAAGCAGGCCTTCGAGGGCGCCAACATCGCCTTCCTGGTGGGCTCGATGCCCCGCAAGGCCGGCATGGAGCGCTCCGACCTGCTCTCCGCCAACGGTGGCATCTTCGGCCCCCAGGGCGAGGCCCTCAACGCCGGTGCGGCAGACGACATCAAGGTCCTGGTGGTCGGCAACCCCGCCAACACCAACGCCCTGATCGCCTCCGCCCACGCCAAGGACATCCCGGCCTCCCGCTTCACCGCCATGACCCGCCTGGACCACAACCGGGCCCTGGCCCAGCTGGCCGCCAAGGCGGGCTGCCACGTCACCGACATCGACAAGATGACGATCTGGGGCAACCACTCCTCCACCCAGTACCCCGACCTCACCCAGGCCACTGTCAAGGGCGAGCCCGTCAAGGAGCTCCTGGCTGACCGCGCCTGGGTGGAGCAGGACTTCATCCCCACCGTCGCCAAGCGTGGTGCCGCGATCATCGAGGCCCGGGGCGCCTCCTCGGCCGCCTCCGCCGCCTCCGCCGCCATCGACCACGTGCGCGACTGGTGCCTGGGCGTCAAGGGCTACTCCTGGACCTCCTCCTCCATCATGTCCGACGGCTCCTACGGCGTGCCCGAGGGCATCATCTCCTCCTTCCCCTGCACCAGCGAGAACGGGGAGTGGAAGATCGTCCAGGGCCTGGAGATCGACGACTTCTCCCGCGCCAAGATCGACGCCTCCGCCGCCGAGCTGCTGGAGGAGAAGAACGCTGTCGCCGGCATGGGCCTGATCTGA
- a CDS encoding DUF3017 domain-containing protein: MEQDQQHEVRSRGYQHQDRPWQRYRTAGVVLVGAGLALTLALALLGRAYLAVLCLAALLGAVSCVRLQRPVGSWMAARSRLFDAVFGLGLVIVLVALSGLAAGHHG, translated from the coding sequence GTGGAGCAGGACCAGCAGCATGAGGTCAGGTCCCGGGGCTATCAGCACCAGGACCGGCCCTGGCAGCGCTACCGTACCGCGGGCGTGGTGCTGGTCGGGGCGGGCCTGGCACTGACCCTGGCCCTGGCCCTGCTGGGGCGCGCCTACCTGGCGGTCCTCTGCCTGGCGGCCCTGCTGGGTGCCGTCTCCTGCGTCCGGCTGCAGCGCCCGGTCGGCTCCTGGATGGCGGCCCGCAGCAGGCTGTTCGACGCCGTGTTCGGCCTGGGGCTGGTGATCGTGCTGGTAGCCCTGTCCGGTCTGGCGGCAGGGCACCACGGCTGA
- a CDS encoding ABC transporter substrate-binding protein → MRNPVISRRQALVGLSATAVMATLAACGSKKEAASADGGGGTSAQGAGEGDASKVDVVTWWSAGSEKAGLDALTKVFAEQFPETTFENKAVSGGAGSQAKQKLATDLASKNPPDTYQAHAGAEIKDDIDAGYLVDISDLYEEFGLTSAFPETLVDRLKDSEGKIYSVPSNIHRANVVWASVSVLKAAGLDPAAPAKDLDGWLADMEKVKAAGYTPITMGQAWTQLQLLETVLLADLGAEKYNGLFDGKTDWMGADVTKALGHYEKLVALTDTSLYTEDWEPAMKPVMDNKAAYNVMGDWAVAAFDGANLKAGTDYVYFPVPGTDGVFDFLADGFTLTEGAKHPGGAKNWLKCISSKEGQIAFNTVKGSIPARKDLTDEEKAKFSEYQQSAMESFGKDTIVSSIAHGAALPAKASNSMSEALNKFAQKASTLEDLQKELSDAYKSVA, encoded by the coding sequence ATGCGTAACCCCGTCATCTCCCGGCGGCAGGCCCTGGTAGGACTGTCCGCGACCGCCGTCATGGCAACCCTGGCAGCCTGCGGCTCCAAGAAGGAAGCCGCGTCCGCAGACGGCGGAGGTGGGACCTCTGCCCAGGGCGCTGGCGAAGGGGACGCCTCCAAGGTCGACGTCGTCACCTGGTGGTCCGCTGGCTCCGAGAAGGCTGGCCTGGACGCTCTGACCAAGGTGTTCGCCGAGCAGTTCCCGGAGACCACCTTCGAGAACAAGGCCGTCTCCGGTGGTGCCGGTTCCCAGGCCAAGCAGAAGCTGGCCACCGACCTGGCCTCCAAGAACCCGCCGGACACCTACCAGGCGCACGCCGGTGCGGAGATCAAGGACGACATCGACGCCGGCTACCTGGTGGACATCTCCGACCTGTACGAGGAGTTCGGCCTGACCTCCGCCTTCCCCGAGACCCTGGTGGACCGGCTCAAGGACTCCGAGGGCAAGATCTACTCGGTGCCCTCCAACATCCACCGCGCCAACGTCGTTTGGGCCTCGGTCTCCGTGCTCAAGGCCGCCGGGCTGGACCCGGCCGCTCCCGCCAAGGACCTGGACGGCTGGCTCGCCGACATGGAGAAGGTCAAGGCCGCTGGCTACACCCCCATCACCATGGGCCAGGCCTGGACCCAGCTCCAGCTCCTGGAGACCGTCCTGCTGGCCGACCTGGGCGCCGAGAAGTACAACGGCCTGTTCGACGGCAAGACCGACTGGATGGGTGCCGACGTCACCAAGGCCCTGGGCCACTACGAGAAGCTCGTGGCCCTCACCGACACCTCCCTGTACACCGAGGACTGGGAGCCGGCCATGAAGCCCGTCATGGACAACAAGGCCGCCTACAACGTCATGGGTGACTGGGCGGTGGCGGCCTTCGACGGCGCCAACCTCAAGGCGGGCACCGACTACGTCTACTTCCCGGTCCCCGGCACCGACGGCGTCTTCGACTTCCTGGCGGACGGCTTCACCCTGACCGAGGGCGCCAAGCACCCCGGCGGGGCGAAGAACTGGCTCAAGTGCATCTCCTCCAAGGAGGGCCAGATCGCCTTCAACACCGTCAAGGGCTCGATCCCGGCGCGCAAGGACCTGACCGACGAGGAGAAGGCCAAGTTCTCTGAGTACCAGCAGTCCGCCATGGAGTCCTTCGGCAAGGACACCATCGTCTCCTCCATCGCCCACGGCGCGGCCCTGCCCGCCAAGGCCTCCAACTCCATGAGCGAGGCGCTGAACAAGTTCGCGCAGAAGGCCTCCACCCTGGAGGACCTACAGAAGGAGCTGTCTGACGCCTACAAGTCGGTCGCCTGA
- a CDS encoding coiled-coil domain-containing protein has product MRGYDRAQVDQRLEALTRQLADARREVAALDARAMTVAGELAEAKRRLREADKPSYAGLGSRIEQLLRSAEEQSASILAKANSEAEALLSRTRQNAATLSQRSESEAATLLGDARRDADDLRSQAEDESSTTLTNAQARADELVAAAERQAAQITASTDAAAAETTSAAERKASLLLAQATKQASEVSVTAEQEATATREAAVAEAEELRRSSTEQAESLLSSARSEAKSLLEKAKAEAEELLGSARQESSEMLRQAKDEAEAAHAEAKELRQQATLEVAAMHESAAQEDSDAHEQARTRTQEMIQKAEAQAADAEARLKEALDRAEQVRTTTDEENRKRQSEASRNAEETLRSAREQAEQIVQDARADADTIMQSAQRQLADLERQRESVTTYLDEMRGVLGAAVPSHIPEPVAPISFKGEEADSGSKDGQGAQEQNGKGTGSSKKGK; this is encoded by the coding sequence ATGCGTGGATATGACCGAGCGCAGGTGGACCAGCGCCTGGAGGCGCTTACGCGCCAGCTCGCTGACGCCCGCCGTGAGGTAGCCGCCCTGGACGCCCGGGCCATGACCGTGGCTGGAGAGCTCGCTGAGGCCAAGCGTCGTCTGCGTGAGGCGGACAAGCCCAGCTACGCCGGCCTGGGCTCACGAATCGAGCAGCTGCTCCGCTCTGCCGAGGAGCAGAGCGCCTCCATCCTGGCCAAGGCGAACAGTGAGGCTGAGGCCCTGCTCAGCCGCACCCGGCAGAACGCCGCCACCCTCTCCCAGCGCTCTGAGTCCGAGGCCGCCACCCTGCTGGGTGACGCCCGCCGCGACGCCGACGACCTGCGTTCCCAAGCCGAGGACGAGTCCTCCACCACCCTGACCAACGCGCAGGCCCGCGCCGACGAGCTCGTGGCCGCTGCCGAGCGCCAGGCCGCTCAGATCACCGCCTCCACCGACGCTGCCGCCGCCGAGACCACCTCCGCCGCTGAGCGCAAGGCATCCCTGCTGCTCGCCCAGGCCACCAAGCAGGCCTCCGAGGTATCTGTGACCGCCGAGCAGGAGGCCACCGCCACCCGCGAGGCCGCCGTCGCTGAGGCTGAGGAGCTGCGTCGCAGCAGCACGGAGCAGGCTGAGTCCCTGCTGTCCTCCGCCCGTTCCGAGGCCAAGAGCCTCCTGGAGAAGGCTAAGGCTGAGGCCGAGGAGCTGCTGGGTTCCGCCCGCCAGGAGTCCTCCGAGATGCTGCGCCAGGCCAAGGACGAGGCCGAGGCGGCCCACGCCGAGGCCAAGGAGCTGCGTCAGCAGGCCACCCTGGAGGTCGCCGCCATGCACGAGTCCGCCGCGCAGGAGGACTCTGACGCCCACGAGCAGGCCCGTACGCGCACCCAGGAGATGATCCAGAAGGCCGAGGCCCAGGCCGCCGACGCCGAGGCCCGCCTCAAGGAGGCCCTGGACCGTGCCGAGCAGGTCCGCACCACCACGGACGAGGAGAACCGCAAGCGCCAGAGCGAGGCCTCCCGCAACGCCGAGGAGACCCTGCGCAGCGCCCGCGAGCAGGCGGAGCAGATCGTGCAGGACGCCCGGGCGGACGCCGACACGATCATGCAGTCCGCCCAGCGCCAGCTCGCTGACCTGGAGCGGCAGCGTGAGTCCGTGACCACCTACCTAGACGAGATGCGTGGCGTCCTGGGCGCGGCGGTCCCCTCCCACATCCCGGAGCCTGTGGCCCCCATCAGCTTCAAGGGCGAGGAGGCTGACTCGGGCTCCAAGGACGGCCAGGGCGCGCAGGAGCAGAACGGCAAGGGCACGGGCAGCAGCAAGAAGGGCAAGTAG
- a CDS encoding dicarboxylate/amino acid:cation symporter, whose product MPVSASTPASTVLPSRQGSWLHRAGILPWVLAAIALSLLLGSLRLGGQPLVPVSVGRLFATFSALFSQFLSFSIPLIIIGLVTPAIADLGRGAGKWLGITTAIAYGSTLFSGLLTYAVCAAVLPRLLAGSSLADVKEPGSALVPYFTIEMPAPVPVMTALLLSFVVGIGLSMVPRGVLRKGFIEFRAIISKLISRIIVPLLPLHIFGIFLNLTYTGEAWVVMRTLVRVVVVVLLLEVVILLTQYCVAGAIAGRNPLKAIGVMMPAYVTALGTSSSAATIPVTLLQARRNGVSDAVASFTIPLCATIHLAGSTSKIFAFAFAIVMTQGLTVSAAQWVGFVFMLGVTMVAAPGVPGGAIVAATGLLSSMLGFDESQVALMIATYIAMDSFGTATNVTGDGAIALIVDRLAGGGFSSDGDVENARELSFDGMKYLDRVSVEGVVSAEELAASAEAAGPNAVSH is encoded by the coding sequence ATGCCCGTCTCCGCAAGCACTCCCGCCAGCACGGTCCTGCCCTCCCGGCAGGGGTCCTGGCTGCACCGCGCCGGGATCCTGCCCTGGGTGCTGGCGGCTATCGCCCTGTCACTGCTGCTCGGCTCCCTGCGCCTGGGCGGGCAGCCCCTGGTCCCGGTCTCCGTGGGGCGCCTGTTCGCCACCTTCTCGGCGCTGTTCAGCCAGTTCCTGAGCTTCTCGATCCCGCTTATCATCATCGGCCTGGTCACCCCCGCCATCGCTGACCTGGGTCGTGGGGCGGGCAAGTGGCTGGGTATCACCACGGCGATCGCCTACGGCTCCACCCTGTTCTCCGGGCTGCTGACCTACGCCGTCTGCGCGGCGGTCCTGCCCCGCCTGCTGGCGGGCTCCAGCCTGGCGGACGTCAAGGAGCCCGGCAGCGCCCTGGTCCCCTACTTCACCATCGAGATGCCTGCGCCGGTGCCGGTTATGACAGCCCTGCTGCTGTCCTTCGTGGTGGGGATCGGGCTGTCCATGGTGCCGCGGGGCGTGCTGCGCAAGGGCTTCATCGAGTTCCGGGCCATCATCTCCAAGCTCATCTCCCGCATCATCGTGCCCTTGCTGCCGCTGCACATCTTCGGGATCTTCCTGAACCTGACCTACACGGGCGAGGCCTGGGTGGTTATGCGGACCCTGGTGCGGGTGGTCGTCGTCGTGCTGCTGCTGGAGGTCGTGATCCTGCTGACGCAGTACTGCGTGGCCGGGGCGATCGCCGGGCGCAACCCGCTCAAGGCGATCGGCGTGATGATGCCGGCCTACGTCACCGCCCTGGGCACCTCCTCGTCCGCGGCCACGATCCCGGTCACCCTGCTGCAGGCCAGGCGTAACGGGGTCTCCGACGCCGTCGCCTCCTTCACCATCCCCCTGTGCGCCACCATCCACCTGGCGGGCTCCACCTCCAAGATCTTCGCCTTCGCCTTCGCGATCGTCATGACGCAGGGGCTGACCGTCTCCGCCGCCCAGTGGGTGGGCTTCGTCTTCATGCTGGGGGTGACCATGGTGGCGGCCCCCGGCGTGCCCGGCGGGGCCATCGTGGCGGCCACCGGTCTGCTCTCCTCCATGCTGGGCTTTGACGAGTCCCAGGTCGCGCTGATGATCGCCACCTATATCGCCATGGACTCCTTCGGTACGGCCACTAACGTCACCGGGGACGGTGCTATCGCCCTGATCGTCGACCGGCTGGCAGGCGGCGGCTTCAGCAGCGACGGCGACGTCGAGAACGCCCGCGAGCTGTCCTTTGACGGCATGAAGTACCTGGACCGGGTGAGTGTGGAGGGCGTGGTCAGTGCGGAGGAGCTGGCCGCCTCCGCTGAGGCCGCTGGTCCCAACGCCGTCAGCCACTGA
- a CDS encoding carbohydrate ABC transporter permease yields MSANTMAAPAAASKPASQTRGIAWGTVLRYVLLLFSLLFVLLPVYVLLVTSFKNGAEASPSTTWFLPKTWDFSNWGKAWDELSGGLVRSLLLVLPSSLISSMLGSANGFVLSKWRFPGANLVFTLILFGMFIPYQAVMIPLMRLLTTVEVGMGIPTLIFMHVVYGIPICTLIFRNYYETIPDELVEAARVDGAGMLRTYFSVVLPISVPSFVVVIIWQFTSAWNDFLFALFFGGGAQSGPVTLALNNLAHGSILADYGASMSGALIASVPTLLVYVLLGKYFVGGLMAGSVKG; encoded by the coding sequence ATGAGCGCCAACACCATGGCGGCCCCTGCCGCTGCCAGCAAGCCAGCCAGCCAGACCCGGGGTATCGCCTGGGGCACCGTGCTCCGCTACGTGCTGCTGCTGTTCTCCCTGTTATTCGTGCTGCTCCCCGTGTACGTCTTGCTGGTCACCAGCTTCAAGAACGGTGCCGAGGCCTCACCCTCCACCACCTGGTTCCTGCCCAAGACCTGGGACTTCAGCAACTGGGGCAAGGCCTGGGACGAGCTCAGCGGCGGCCTGGTGCGCTCCCTGCTGCTGGTGCTCCCCTCCTCGCTGATCTCCTCCATGCTGGGTAGCGCCAACGGCTTCGTCCTGTCCAAGTGGCGCTTCCCCGGCGCGAACCTGGTGTTCACGCTGATCCTGTTCGGCATGTTCATCCCCTACCAGGCGGTGATGATCCCGCTGATGAGGCTGCTGACCACCGTGGAGGTCGGCATGGGTATCCCCACCCTGATCTTCATGCACGTGGTCTACGGCATCCCGATCTGCACCCTGATCTTCCGCAACTACTACGAGACGATCCCCGACGAGCTGGTGGAGGCAGCCCGTGTGGACGGCGCCGGCATGCTGCGCACCTACTTCTCTGTGGTGCTGCCGATCTCCGTTCCCAGCTTCGTGGTCGTGATCATCTGGCAGTTCACCAGCGCCTGGAACGACTTCCTGTTCGCGCTGTTCTTCGGTGGCGGCGCCCAGTCCGGCCCGGTGACCCTGGCGCTGAACAACCTGGCGCACGGCTCTATCCTGGCCGACTACGGGGCCTCGATGTCCGGGGCGCTGATCGCCTCCGTGCCGACGCTGCTGGTGTACGTCCTCCTGGGCAAGTACTTCGTGGGCGGCCTGATGGCCGGCTCGGTCAAGGGCTGA